In Quercus robur chromosome 10, dhQueRobu3.1, whole genome shotgun sequence, a genomic segment contains:
- the LOC126703300 gene encoding ferrochelatase-2, chloroplastic isoform X2 has product MPHLYLSQLQIPTQSLNKHLLPLGALVTSQTQLDVSNVPIVDEDKIGVLLLNLGGPETLDDVQPFLFNLFADPDIIRLPRLFRFLQKPLAQFISVLRAPKSKEGYASIGGGSPLRQITDAQAEELMKFLWEKNVPAKVYVGMRYWHPFTEEAIEQIKRDRITKLVVLPLYPQFSISTSGSSLRLLESIFREDEYLVNMQHTVIPSWYQREGYIKAMAKLIENELKKFGSPEEVMIFFSAHGVPLAYVEEAGDPYKAEMEECVDLIMEELEKRKITNGYTLAYQSRVGPVEWLKPYTDETIIELGQKGVKSLLAVPISFVSEHIETLEEIDVEYKELALKSGIEKWGRVPALGCEPTFISDLADAVIESLPYVGAMAVSNLEARQSLVPLGSVEELLAAYDSQRRELPPPVTMWEWGWTKSAETWNGRAAMLAVLVLLVLEVTTGEGFLHQWGILPLFR; this is encoded by the exons ACAAGCATTTACTGCCATTGGGGGCACTAGTGACCTCACAAACTCAACTTGATGTCTCCAATGTGCCTATTGTTGACGAAGATAAGATAGGAGTCTTGTTGCTCAACCTTGGAGGTCCAGAGACTCTTGATGATGTGCAGCCTTTCTTGTTTAACCTTTTTGCTGACCCG GATATTATACGATTACCACGGTTGTTTCGTTTTCTTCAAAAGCCCTTGGCACAATTTATATCCGTTCTCAGGGCTCCCAAGAGCAAAGAAGGCTATGCATCAATTGGCGGTGGCTCTCCTCTTCGACAGATAACTGATGCACAG GCTGAAGAGCTGATGAAGTTCCTTTGGGAAAAGAATGTCCCGGCTAAGGTGTATGTTGGTATGCGTTACTGGCATCCATTCACCGAAGAAGCAATTGAACAG aTAAAAAGAGATAGAATTACAAAGCTTGTTGTCCTTCCGCTTTATCCACAATTTTCAATATCCACAAGCGGTTCAAGCCTTCGACTATTGGAGAGTATATTCAG GGAGGATGAATATTTAGTCAACATGCAGCACACAGTAATACCTTCCTGGTACCAGCGCGAAGGGTACATAAAGGCCATGgcaaaattgattgaaaatgagTTAAAGAAATTTGGTTCTCCTGAAGAG GTTATGATATTCTTTAGTGCGCATGGGGTGCCACTTGCATATGTGGAAGAGGCTGGTGATCCATACAAGGCAGAGATGGAGGAATGTGTGGATTTGATAATGGAAGAAttagaaaagagaaagataacTAATGGTTACACTCTTGCTTATCAG AGTAGAGTTGGACCTGTGGAATGGTTGAAACCCTATACAGATGAGACAATAATTGAGCTTGGGCAAAAAGGAGTGAAAAGTTTGTTGGCTGTCCCAATTAG CTTTGTCAGTGAGCACATTGAAACTCTTGAAGAAATTGATGTCGAGTACAAAGAATTAGCTCTAAAGTCTGGTATAGAAAAATGGGGGCGGGTTCCTGCCCTAGGATGCGAACCAACCTTCATTTCAGATTTGGCAGATGCTGTGATTGAGAGTCTCCCTTATGTTGGAGCTATGGCGGTCTCAAACCTTGAAGCTCGGCAG TCTTTGGTTCCCCTAGGCAGTGTTGAAGAATTATTGGCAGCGTATGATTCACAACGCAGGGAGTTACCACCACCTGTTACAATGTGGGAATGGGGTTGGACGAAAAGTGCAGAAACTTGGAATGGAAGGGCAGCTATGCTGGCAGTGCTTGTTCTGTTGGTCCTGGAAGTCACCACTGGAGAGGGTTTTCTACACCAATGGGGCATATTGCCTTTGTTTCGGTGA
- the LOC126703526 gene encoding B3 domain-containing transcription factor VRN1-like, translated as MTYQNRRCHADAPCDLTEGTHFFQIILHKNLRNGRLTIPKKFTSKYGEKLSSLAILTLPNGAKWEVGLTKHEGEVWLQKGWREFAEYYSLKLGYLVVFRYEENSHFHVLIFDPSATEVDYPSKSSNGHEEGQCDEEDTDESDTSIQILPNSCPLRPKRRDTSLLPRGKKMKTTSTSGRIRSQKSELHARSGQLTKIEKAKALKKASGFKSKNPHFMVVMQQSFVTAWYLSIPVRFTQEKYIQSGHYVTLKVGDKSWEVLFSIAVGKRSGSFSSGWSTFAEANRLQLEDVCVFELIKRNNGVVLEVSIFRDGLS; from the exons ATGACTTATCAAAACCGAAGATGCCATGCAGATGCCCCATGTGATCTTACGGAAGGGACACATTTTTTCCAGATTATTCTCCACAAAAATCTTCGCAATGGCAGGCTT accattccaaaaaaatttacgAGTAAATATGGAGAAAAATTATCCAGCTTGGCAATCCTTACGCTTCCAAATGGTGCAAAATGGGAGGTAGGGCTGACCAAACACGAAGGTGAGGTTTGGTTACAAAAGGGCTGGCGAGAATTTGCCGAGTATTACTCTCTGAAGCTGGGTTACTTAGTAGTTTTCAGATATGAGGAAAATTCACATTTTCACGTGCTCATATTTGATCCGAGTGCAACAGAAGTAGACTATCCTTCCAAAAGCTCCAATGGTCATGAGGAGGGTCAGTGTGACGAAGAAGATACCGATGAGAGTGATACTTCTATTCAAATCTTACCCAACTCATGTCCTCTACGCCCAAAGCGAAGGGATACATCACTCTTACCACGtgggaagaaaatgaaaactacTTCTACAAGTGGCAGAATTAGGAGCCAAAAATCCGAGCTTCATGCAAGGAGCGGACAGTTGACTAAGATAGAAAAAGCTAAAGCTCTTAAGAAAGCTAGTGGCTTCAAATCGAAAAATCCTCATTTCATGGTTGTCATGCAACAATCTTTTGTGACTGCATGGTACTTG AGTATACCAGTTCGCTTTACCCAGGAAAAGTATATTCAAAGTGGACACTATGTCACGCTTAAAGTTGGGGATAAATCATGGGAGGTGTTGTTTTCGATTGCTGTAGGGAAACGATCAGGTTCATTTTCTTCTGGATGGTCTACATTTGCAGAGGCAAATAGGCTGCAATTAGAAGATGTTTGTGTGTTTGAGCTGATTAAGAGGAATAATGGTGTTGTGCTGgaagtttcaatttttagagATGGACtcagttaa